A genomic region of Fundulus heteroclitus isolate FHET01 chromosome 24, MU-UCD_Fhet_4.1, whole genome shotgun sequence contains the following coding sequences:
- the ddx3xb gene encoding ATP-dependent RNA helicase DDX3X isoform X7 produces MSHVAVENAHGLEQQLAVLDLSAPDGQGGGINRRYIPPHLRNKDAPKNVGNAFAAGRPGAYTIAPAANFGWDAGRNNFVNGYHDNRMAGNSFNRGPPRMERGRGGVAGGGYRGNRGGTFNPINPAQPISFDAGNWNPAKETYNSFGNNRGKSAFFNDRGNASRGRFDHGGFGGGGGGNSRWVEEARDDGDWSKPLPRNERLEHELFSGSNTGINFEKYDDIPVEATGQNCPHHIESFQDVDMGEIVMGNIALTRYTRPTPVQKYAIPIVKSKRDLMACAQTGSGKTAAFLLPILSQIYSEGPGEALNAAKASGQENGKYGRRKQYPMALVLAPTRELALQIYDEARKFSYRSKVRPCVVYGGADIGQQIRDLERGCHLLVATPGRLVDMMERGKIGLDYCNYLVLDEADRMLDMGFEPQIRRIVEQDTMPHKGIRQTLMFSATFPKEIQILARDFLEDYIFLAVGRVGSTSENITQKVVWVEESDKRSFLLDLLSATVIPNEVQDNTGDNVEKPGKDSLTLVFVETKKGADALEDFLYREGYACTSIHGDRSQRDREEALNQFRSGKCPILVATAVAARGLDISNVKHVINFDLPSDIEEYVHRIGRTGRVGNLGLATSFFNDKNGNITKDLLDILVEAKQEVPSWLESLAYEHQHKSSSRGRSKRFSGGFGARDYRQTAAGGSAVGFGGRGGRSQQGHGGNRGFGGGGFGNFYTSDGYGGNYSHSQVDWWGN; encoded by the exons ATGAGTCATGTGGCCGTCGAAAATGCCCACGGTCTAGAGCAGCAG CTCGCTGTCCTAGACTTGAGTGCTCCGGATGGACAAGGCGGAGGTATTAATA GGCGATACATTCCTCCACATTTACGGAACAAAGATGCACCCAAGAATG TAGGAAATGCTTTTGCTGCCGGACGACCAGGAGCCTACACCATAGCGCCTGCAGCAAACT tcGGTTGGGATGCGGGACGCAACAACTTCGTCAACGGCTACCACGACAACCGCATGGCCGGCAACTCGTTCAACCGCGGCCCGCCGCGCATGGAGCGCGGGCGAGGCGGCGTGGCGGGAGGCGGTTACCGCGGCAACAGGGGCGGGACGTTCAACCCCATCAACCCGGCGCAGCCCATAAGCTTCG ATGCTGGTAACTGGAACCCGGCCAAAGAAACTTACAACAGCTTTGGCAACAACCGAGGAAAGTCTGCGTTCTTCAACGACAGAGGCAACGCCAGCAGAGGAAG GTTCGATCACGGTGGATTTGGTGGCGGCGGAGGAGGAAACAGCCGCTGGGTGGAGGAGGCGAGGGACGACGGGGACTGGTCCAAGCCGCTGCCGCGTAACGAACGCCTTGAACA TGAGCTGTTCTCCGGCAGCAACACCGGGATCAACTTTGAGAAATACGACGACATTCCCGTTGAGGCCACAGGACAAAACTGCCCTCACCACATCGAGAGT TTCCAAGATGTCGACATGGGTGAGATTGTCATGGGCAACATTGCTCTGACCCGCTACACCAGACCAACGCCCGTGCAGAAATACGCCATTCCTATAGTCAAGTCCAAGAGAGACCTGATGGCCTGCGCACAGACGG GATCTGGAAAGACGGCGGCGTTCCTGCTTCCGATTCTCAGCCAGATCTACAGTGAGGGACCAGGAGAGGCTCTGAATGCAGCCAAAGCCTcaggacag GAGAACGGGAAGTATGGGCGGCGTAAGCAGTACCCCATGGCGCTGGTGCTGGCTCCCACCAGAGAACTGGCGCTGCAGATATACGATGAAGCCAGGAAG TTCTCCTACCGCTCCAAAGTGCGCCCCTGCGTGGTGTACGGCGGCGCCGACATCGGCCAGCAGATCAGGGACCTGGAGAGAGGCTGCCACCTCCTGGTGGCGACGCCCGGCCGACTGGTGGATATGATGGAGAGAGGCAAGATTGGACTGGACTACTGCAA ctACCTGGTCCTAGATGAGGCGGATCGCATGCTGGACATGGGCTTTGAACCCCAGATACGGCGCATCGTGGAGCAGGACACCATGCCGCACAAAGGCATCAGACAGACCTTGATGTTCAGCGCCACGTTCCCCAAAGAGATCCAG ATCCTAGCCAGGGATTTTCTGGAGGACTACATCTTCCTGGCCGTGGGCAGAGTGGGCTCCACCTCGGAGAACATCACACAGAAGGTCGTGTGGGTTGAAGAGAGCGATAAGAGGTCCTTCCTCCTGGACCTGCTCAGCGCTAcag TCATCCCCAACGAGGTACAGGACAATACTGGAGACAACGTAGAGAAACCGG GTAAGGACTCTCTGACCCTCGTGTTTGTGGAGACCAAGAAAGGAGCCGACGCCCTGGAGGACTTCCTGTACCGGGAAGGCTACGCCTGCACCAGTATCCACGGCGACCGCTCGCAGCGGGACCGCGAGGAGGCCCTGAACCAGTTCAGATCGGGGAAGTGTCCCATTCTGGTGGCGACGGCG GTCGCAGCTCGAGGGCTGGACATCTCCAACGTGAAGCACGTCATTAACTTTGACCTTCCAAGCGACATCGAGGAGTACGTCCATCGTATCGGCCGTACGGGCCGAGTGGGCAACCTGG GGCTGGCCACGTCCTTCTTCAACGACAAAAACGGCAACATCACCAAGGACCTGCTGGACATCCTGGTGGAGGCTAAACAGGAGGTTCCCTCGTGGCTGGAGAGCCTGGCCTACGAACACCAGCACAAGAGTAGCAGCAGGGGGCGCTCTAAGAG GTTCTCTGGCGGCTTTGGCGCTCGGGATTACCGGCAGACGGCGGCTGGCGGCAGCGCCGTCGGCTTCGGGGGCCGAGGAGGACGCAGCCAGCAGGGACACGGAGGGAACCGTGGCTTTGGAGGAG GTGGTTTTGGCAACTTCTACACAAGCGACGGCTACGGAGGGAATTACTCGCACTCTCAAGTCGACTGGTGGGGCAACTAG
- the ddx3xb gene encoding ATP-dependent RNA helicase DDX3X isoform X1: MSHVAVENAHGLEQQLAVLDLSAPDGQGGGINRRYIPPHLRNKDAPKNVGNAFAAGRPGAYTIAPAANFGWDAGRNNFVNGYHDNRMAGNSFNRGPPRMERGRGGVAGGGYRGNRGGTFNPINPAQPISFGGFEANDAGNWNPAKETYNSFGNNRGKSAFFNDRGNASRGRFDHGGFGGGGGGNSRWVEEARDDGDWSKPLPRNERLEHELFSGSNTGINFEKYDDIPVEATGQNCPHHIESFQDVDMGEIVMGNIALTRYTRPTPVQKYAIPIVKSKRDLMACAQTGSGKTAAFLLPILSQIYSEGPGEALNAAKASGQENGKYGRRKQYPMALVLAPTRELALQIYDEARKFSYRSKVRPCVVYGGADIGQQIRDLERGCHLLVATPGRLVDMMERGKIGLDYCNYLVLDEADRMLDMGFEPQIRRIVEQDTMPHKGIRQTLMFSATFPKEIQILARDFLEDYIFLAVGRVGSTSENITQKVVWVEESDKRSFLLDLLSATVIPNEVQDNTGDNVEKPGKDSLTLVFVETKKGADALEDFLYREGYACTSIHGDRSQRDREEALNQFRSGKCPILVATAVAARGLDISNVKHVINFDLPSDIEEYVHRIGRTGRVGNLGLATSFFNDKNGNITKDLLDILVEAKQEVPSWLESLAYEHQHKSSSRGRSKSRFSGGFGARDYRQTAAGGSAVGFGGRGGRSQQGHGGNRGFGGGGFGNFYTSDGYGGNYSHSQVDWWGN; this comes from the exons ATGAGTCATGTGGCCGTCGAAAATGCCCACGGTCTAGAGCAGCAG CTCGCTGTCCTAGACTTGAGTGCTCCGGATGGACAAGGCGGAGGTATTAATA GGCGATACATTCCTCCACATTTACGGAACAAAGATGCACCCAAGAATG TAGGAAATGCTTTTGCTGCCGGACGACCAGGAGCCTACACCATAGCGCCTGCAGCAAACT tcGGTTGGGATGCGGGACGCAACAACTTCGTCAACGGCTACCACGACAACCGCATGGCCGGCAACTCGTTCAACCGCGGCCCGCCGCGCATGGAGCGCGGGCGAGGCGGCGTGGCGGGAGGCGGTTACCGCGGCAACAGGGGCGGGACGTTCAACCCCATCAACCCGGCGCAGCCCATAAGCTTCGGTGGGTTTGAGGCCAACG ATGCTGGTAACTGGAACCCGGCCAAAGAAACTTACAACAGCTTTGGCAACAACCGAGGAAAGTCTGCGTTCTTCAACGACAGAGGCAACGCCAGCAGAGGAAG GTTCGATCACGGTGGATTTGGTGGCGGCGGAGGAGGAAACAGCCGCTGGGTGGAGGAGGCGAGGGACGACGGGGACTGGTCCAAGCCGCTGCCGCGTAACGAACGCCTTGAACA TGAGCTGTTCTCCGGCAGCAACACCGGGATCAACTTTGAGAAATACGACGACATTCCCGTTGAGGCCACAGGACAAAACTGCCCTCACCACATCGAGAGT TTCCAAGATGTCGACATGGGTGAGATTGTCATGGGCAACATTGCTCTGACCCGCTACACCAGACCAACGCCCGTGCAGAAATACGCCATTCCTATAGTCAAGTCCAAGAGAGACCTGATGGCCTGCGCACAGACGG GATCTGGAAAGACGGCGGCGTTCCTGCTTCCGATTCTCAGCCAGATCTACAGTGAGGGACCAGGAGAGGCTCTGAATGCAGCCAAAGCCTcaggacag GAGAACGGGAAGTATGGGCGGCGTAAGCAGTACCCCATGGCGCTGGTGCTGGCTCCCACCAGAGAACTGGCGCTGCAGATATACGATGAAGCCAGGAAG TTCTCCTACCGCTCCAAAGTGCGCCCCTGCGTGGTGTACGGCGGCGCCGACATCGGCCAGCAGATCAGGGACCTGGAGAGAGGCTGCCACCTCCTGGTGGCGACGCCCGGCCGACTGGTGGATATGATGGAGAGAGGCAAGATTGGACTGGACTACTGCAA ctACCTGGTCCTAGATGAGGCGGATCGCATGCTGGACATGGGCTTTGAACCCCAGATACGGCGCATCGTGGAGCAGGACACCATGCCGCACAAAGGCATCAGACAGACCTTGATGTTCAGCGCCACGTTCCCCAAAGAGATCCAG ATCCTAGCCAGGGATTTTCTGGAGGACTACATCTTCCTGGCCGTGGGCAGAGTGGGCTCCACCTCGGAGAACATCACACAGAAGGTCGTGTGGGTTGAAGAGAGCGATAAGAGGTCCTTCCTCCTGGACCTGCTCAGCGCTAcag TCATCCCCAACGAGGTACAGGACAATACTGGAGACAACGTAGAGAAACCGG GTAAGGACTCTCTGACCCTCGTGTTTGTGGAGACCAAGAAAGGAGCCGACGCCCTGGAGGACTTCCTGTACCGGGAAGGCTACGCCTGCACCAGTATCCACGGCGACCGCTCGCAGCGGGACCGCGAGGAGGCCCTGAACCAGTTCAGATCGGGGAAGTGTCCCATTCTGGTGGCGACGGCG GTCGCAGCTCGAGGGCTGGACATCTCCAACGTGAAGCACGTCATTAACTTTGACCTTCCAAGCGACATCGAGGAGTACGTCCATCGTATCGGCCGTACGGGCCGAGTGGGCAACCTGG GGCTGGCCACGTCCTTCTTCAACGACAAAAACGGCAACATCACCAAGGACCTGCTGGACATCCTGGTGGAGGCTAAACAGGAGGTTCCCTCGTGGCTGGAGAGCCTGGCCTACGAACACCAGCACAAGAGTAGCAGCAGGGGGCGCTCTAAGAG CAGGTTCTCTGGCGGCTTTGGCGCTCGGGATTACCGGCAGACGGCGGCTGGCGGCAGCGCCGTCGGCTTCGGGGGCCGAGGAGGACGCAGCCAGCAGGGACACGGAGGGAACCGTGGCTTTGGAGGAG GTGGTTTTGGCAACTTCTACACAAGCGACGGCTACGGAGGGAATTACTCGCACTCTCAAGTCGACTGGTGGGGCAACTAG
- the ddx3xb gene encoding ATP-dependent RNA helicase DDX3X isoform X3 produces the protein MSHVAVENAHGLEQQLAVLDLSAPDGQGGGINRRYIPPHLRNKDAPKNGNAFAAGRPGAYTIAPAANFGWDAGRNNFVNGYHDNRMAGNSFNRGPPRMERGRGGVAGGGYRGNRGGTFNPINPAQPISFGGFEANDAGNWNPAKETYNSFGNNRGKSAFFNDRGNASRGRFDHGGFGGGGGGNSRWVEEARDDGDWSKPLPRNERLEHELFSGSNTGINFEKYDDIPVEATGQNCPHHIESFQDVDMGEIVMGNIALTRYTRPTPVQKYAIPIVKSKRDLMACAQTGSGKTAAFLLPILSQIYSEGPGEALNAAKASGQENGKYGRRKQYPMALVLAPTRELALQIYDEARKFSYRSKVRPCVVYGGADIGQQIRDLERGCHLLVATPGRLVDMMERGKIGLDYCNYLVLDEADRMLDMGFEPQIRRIVEQDTMPHKGIRQTLMFSATFPKEIQILARDFLEDYIFLAVGRVGSTSENITQKVVWVEESDKRSFLLDLLSATVIPNEVQDNTGDNVEKPGKDSLTLVFVETKKGADALEDFLYREGYACTSIHGDRSQRDREEALNQFRSGKCPILVATAVAARGLDISNVKHVINFDLPSDIEEYVHRIGRTGRVGNLGLATSFFNDKNGNITKDLLDILVEAKQEVPSWLESLAYEHQHKSSSRGRSKSRFSGGFGARDYRQTAAGGSAVGFGGRGGRSQQGHGGNRGFGGGGFGNFYTSDGYGGNYSHSQVDWWGN, from the exons ATGAGTCATGTGGCCGTCGAAAATGCCCACGGTCTAGAGCAGCAG CTCGCTGTCCTAGACTTGAGTGCTCCGGATGGACAAGGCGGAGGTATTAATA GGCGATACATTCCTCCACATTTACGGAACAAAGATGCACCCAAGAATG GAAATGCTTTTGCTGCCGGACGACCAGGAGCCTACACCATAGCGCCTGCAGCAAACT tcGGTTGGGATGCGGGACGCAACAACTTCGTCAACGGCTACCACGACAACCGCATGGCCGGCAACTCGTTCAACCGCGGCCCGCCGCGCATGGAGCGCGGGCGAGGCGGCGTGGCGGGAGGCGGTTACCGCGGCAACAGGGGCGGGACGTTCAACCCCATCAACCCGGCGCAGCCCATAAGCTTCGGTGGGTTTGAGGCCAACG ATGCTGGTAACTGGAACCCGGCCAAAGAAACTTACAACAGCTTTGGCAACAACCGAGGAAAGTCTGCGTTCTTCAACGACAGAGGCAACGCCAGCAGAGGAAG GTTCGATCACGGTGGATTTGGTGGCGGCGGAGGAGGAAACAGCCGCTGGGTGGAGGAGGCGAGGGACGACGGGGACTGGTCCAAGCCGCTGCCGCGTAACGAACGCCTTGAACA TGAGCTGTTCTCCGGCAGCAACACCGGGATCAACTTTGAGAAATACGACGACATTCCCGTTGAGGCCACAGGACAAAACTGCCCTCACCACATCGAGAGT TTCCAAGATGTCGACATGGGTGAGATTGTCATGGGCAACATTGCTCTGACCCGCTACACCAGACCAACGCCCGTGCAGAAATACGCCATTCCTATAGTCAAGTCCAAGAGAGACCTGATGGCCTGCGCACAGACGG GATCTGGAAAGACGGCGGCGTTCCTGCTTCCGATTCTCAGCCAGATCTACAGTGAGGGACCAGGAGAGGCTCTGAATGCAGCCAAAGCCTcaggacag GAGAACGGGAAGTATGGGCGGCGTAAGCAGTACCCCATGGCGCTGGTGCTGGCTCCCACCAGAGAACTGGCGCTGCAGATATACGATGAAGCCAGGAAG TTCTCCTACCGCTCCAAAGTGCGCCCCTGCGTGGTGTACGGCGGCGCCGACATCGGCCAGCAGATCAGGGACCTGGAGAGAGGCTGCCACCTCCTGGTGGCGACGCCCGGCCGACTGGTGGATATGATGGAGAGAGGCAAGATTGGACTGGACTACTGCAA ctACCTGGTCCTAGATGAGGCGGATCGCATGCTGGACATGGGCTTTGAACCCCAGATACGGCGCATCGTGGAGCAGGACACCATGCCGCACAAAGGCATCAGACAGACCTTGATGTTCAGCGCCACGTTCCCCAAAGAGATCCAG ATCCTAGCCAGGGATTTTCTGGAGGACTACATCTTCCTGGCCGTGGGCAGAGTGGGCTCCACCTCGGAGAACATCACACAGAAGGTCGTGTGGGTTGAAGAGAGCGATAAGAGGTCCTTCCTCCTGGACCTGCTCAGCGCTAcag TCATCCCCAACGAGGTACAGGACAATACTGGAGACAACGTAGAGAAACCGG GTAAGGACTCTCTGACCCTCGTGTTTGTGGAGACCAAGAAAGGAGCCGACGCCCTGGAGGACTTCCTGTACCGGGAAGGCTACGCCTGCACCAGTATCCACGGCGACCGCTCGCAGCGGGACCGCGAGGAGGCCCTGAACCAGTTCAGATCGGGGAAGTGTCCCATTCTGGTGGCGACGGCG GTCGCAGCTCGAGGGCTGGACATCTCCAACGTGAAGCACGTCATTAACTTTGACCTTCCAAGCGACATCGAGGAGTACGTCCATCGTATCGGCCGTACGGGCCGAGTGGGCAACCTGG GGCTGGCCACGTCCTTCTTCAACGACAAAAACGGCAACATCACCAAGGACCTGCTGGACATCCTGGTGGAGGCTAAACAGGAGGTTCCCTCGTGGCTGGAGAGCCTGGCCTACGAACACCAGCACAAGAGTAGCAGCAGGGGGCGCTCTAAGAG CAGGTTCTCTGGCGGCTTTGGCGCTCGGGATTACCGGCAGACGGCGGCTGGCGGCAGCGCCGTCGGCTTCGGGGGCCGAGGAGGACGCAGCCAGCAGGGACACGGAGGGAACCGTGGCTTTGGAGGAG GTGGTTTTGGCAACTTCTACACAAGCGACGGCTACGGAGGGAATTACTCGCACTCTCAAGTCGACTGGTGGGGCAACTAG
- the ddx3xb gene encoding ATP-dependent RNA helicase DDX3X isoform X2 has protein sequence MSHVAVENAHGLEQQLAVLDLSAPDGQGGGINRRYIPPHLRNKDAPKNVGNAFAAGRPGAYTIAPAANFGWDAGRNNFVNGYHDNRMAGNSFNRGPPRMERGRGGVAGGGYRGNRGGTFNPINPAQPISFGGFEANDAGNWNPAKETYNSFGNNRGKSAFFNDRGNASRGRFDHGGFGGGGGGNSRWVEEARDDGDWSKPLPRNERLEHELFSGSNTGINFEKYDDIPVEATGQNCPHHIESFQDVDMGEIVMGNIALTRYTRPTPVQKYAIPIVKSKRDLMACAQTGSGKTAAFLLPILSQIYSEGPGEALNAAKASGQENGKYGRRKQYPMALVLAPTRELALQIYDEARKFSYRSKVRPCVVYGGADIGQQIRDLERGCHLLVATPGRLVDMMERGKIGLDYCNYLVLDEADRMLDMGFEPQIRRIVEQDTMPHKGIRQTLMFSATFPKEIQILARDFLEDYIFLAVGRVGSTSENITQKVVWVEESDKRSFLLDLLSATVIPNEVQDNTGDNVEKPGKDSLTLVFVETKKGADALEDFLYREGYACTSIHGDRSQRDREEALNQFRSGKCPILVATAVAARGLDISNVKHVINFDLPSDIEEYVHRIGRTGRVGNLGLATSFFNDKNGNITKDLLDILVEAKQEVPSWLESLAYEHQHKSSSRGRSKRFSGGFGARDYRQTAAGGSAVGFGGRGGRSQQGHGGNRGFGGGGFGNFYTSDGYGGNYSHSQVDWWGN, from the exons ATGAGTCATGTGGCCGTCGAAAATGCCCACGGTCTAGAGCAGCAG CTCGCTGTCCTAGACTTGAGTGCTCCGGATGGACAAGGCGGAGGTATTAATA GGCGATACATTCCTCCACATTTACGGAACAAAGATGCACCCAAGAATG TAGGAAATGCTTTTGCTGCCGGACGACCAGGAGCCTACACCATAGCGCCTGCAGCAAACT tcGGTTGGGATGCGGGACGCAACAACTTCGTCAACGGCTACCACGACAACCGCATGGCCGGCAACTCGTTCAACCGCGGCCCGCCGCGCATGGAGCGCGGGCGAGGCGGCGTGGCGGGAGGCGGTTACCGCGGCAACAGGGGCGGGACGTTCAACCCCATCAACCCGGCGCAGCCCATAAGCTTCGGTGGGTTTGAGGCCAACG ATGCTGGTAACTGGAACCCGGCCAAAGAAACTTACAACAGCTTTGGCAACAACCGAGGAAAGTCTGCGTTCTTCAACGACAGAGGCAACGCCAGCAGAGGAAG GTTCGATCACGGTGGATTTGGTGGCGGCGGAGGAGGAAACAGCCGCTGGGTGGAGGAGGCGAGGGACGACGGGGACTGGTCCAAGCCGCTGCCGCGTAACGAACGCCTTGAACA TGAGCTGTTCTCCGGCAGCAACACCGGGATCAACTTTGAGAAATACGACGACATTCCCGTTGAGGCCACAGGACAAAACTGCCCTCACCACATCGAGAGT TTCCAAGATGTCGACATGGGTGAGATTGTCATGGGCAACATTGCTCTGACCCGCTACACCAGACCAACGCCCGTGCAGAAATACGCCATTCCTATAGTCAAGTCCAAGAGAGACCTGATGGCCTGCGCACAGACGG GATCTGGAAAGACGGCGGCGTTCCTGCTTCCGATTCTCAGCCAGATCTACAGTGAGGGACCAGGAGAGGCTCTGAATGCAGCCAAAGCCTcaggacag GAGAACGGGAAGTATGGGCGGCGTAAGCAGTACCCCATGGCGCTGGTGCTGGCTCCCACCAGAGAACTGGCGCTGCAGATATACGATGAAGCCAGGAAG TTCTCCTACCGCTCCAAAGTGCGCCCCTGCGTGGTGTACGGCGGCGCCGACATCGGCCAGCAGATCAGGGACCTGGAGAGAGGCTGCCACCTCCTGGTGGCGACGCCCGGCCGACTGGTGGATATGATGGAGAGAGGCAAGATTGGACTGGACTACTGCAA ctACCTGGTCCTAGATGAGGCGGATCGCATGCTGGACATGGGCTTTGAACCCCAGATACGGCGCATCGTGGAGCAGGACACCATGCCGCACAAAGGCATCAGACAGACCTTGATGTTCAGCGCCACGTTCCCCAAAGAGATCCAG ATCCTAGCCAGGGATTTTCTGGAGGACTACATCTTCCTGGCCGTGGGCAGAGTGGGCTCCACCTCGGAGAACATCACACAGAAGGTCGTGTGGGTTGAAGAGAGCGATAAGAGGTCCTTCCTCCTGGACCTGCTCAGCGCTAcag TCATCCCCAACGAGGTACAGGACAATACTGGAGACAACGTAGAGAAACCGG GTAAGGACTCTCTGACCCTCGTGTTTGTGGAGACCAAGAAAGGAGCCGACGCCCTGGAGGACTTCCTGTACCGGGAAGGCTACGCCTGCACCAGTATCCACGGCGACCGCTCGCAGCGGGACCGCGAGGAGGCCCTGAACCAGTTCAGATCGGGGAAGTGTCCCATTCTGGTGGCGACGGCG GTCGCAGCTCGAGGGCTGGACATCTCCAACGTGAAGCACGTCATTAACTTTGACCTTCCAAGCGACATCGAGGAGTACGTCCATCGTATCGGCCGTACGGGCCGAGTGGGCAACCTGG GGCTGGCCACGTCCTTCTTCAACGACAAAAACGGCAACATCACCAAGGACCTGCTGGACATCCTGGTGGAGGCTAAACAGGAGGTTCCCTCGTGGCTGGAGAGCCTGGCCTACGAACACCAGCACAAGAGTAGCAGCAGGGGGCGCTCTAAGAG GTTCTCTGGCGGCTTTGGCGCTCGGGATTACCGGCAGACGGCGGCTGGCGGCAGCGCCGTCGGCTTCGGGGGCCGAGGAGGACGCAGCCAGCAGGGACACGGAGGGAACCGTGGCTTTGGAGGAG GTGGTTTTGGCAACTTCTACACAAGCGACGGCTACGGAGGGAATTACTCGCACTCTCAAGTCGACTGGTGGGGCAACTAG